A DNA window from Aquarana catesbeiana isolate 2022-GZ linkage group LG01, ASM4218655v1, whole genome shotgun sequence contains the following coding sequences:
- the LOC141121728 gene encoding gamma-crystallin-3-like — MGKIIFYEDRNFQGRSYECSSECSDLSSYFSRCNSIRVENGNWILYEQPNYRGHQYFLHRGEYPDFQQWMGYNDSIRSGLLSPQHQGSFRIRIYEREDFRGQMMEFTEDCPHVYERFRYHDIHSVQVQDGYWMFYEEPNYKGRQYYLRPGEYRRYTDWGATSPRIGSFRRLHHSY; from the exons ATGGGAAAG atCATCTTCTACGAGGACAGGAACTTCCAGGGTCGCTCCTACGAGTGTAGCTCTGAATGCTCTGACCTGTCCTCATACTTCAGTCGCTGCAACTCCATTCGTGTGGAAAATGGGAACTGgatcctttatgagcagcccaaCTACAGGGGACATCAGTACTTCCTCCATAGAGGAGAGTATCCTGACTTCCAGCAATGGATGGGCTACAATGACTCCATTAGATCTGGTCTTCTGAGTCCCCAG CACCAAGGTTCCTTTAGAATCAGGATCTATGAGAGAGAAGACTTCAGAGGTCAGATGATGGAGTTTACTGAGGATTGTCCTCATGTCTATGAGAGATTCCGCTACCATGATATCCACTCCGTCCAAGTCCAAGATGGCTACTGGATGTTCTATGAGGAGCCCAACTACAAGGGACGTCAGTATTACCTGAGACCTGGAGAGTACAGGAGATACACCGACTGGGGAGCCACAAGCCCCAGAATTGGGTCCTTCAGACGTCTGCACCACTCCTATTAA
- the LOC141128290 gene encoding gamma-crystallin-3-like, with amino-acid sequence MPLIIKVLVFSEKRHCQYLALCSAPSALNGVLDCGGASCQSRHQGGYRQLSQDLSRIIFYEDRNFQGRSYECSSECSDLSSYFSRCNSIRVENGNWILYELPNYRGHQYFLHRGEYPDFQQWMGYNDSIRSGLLSPQHQGSFRIRIYEREDFRGQMMEFTEDCPHVYERFRYHDIHSVQVQDGYWMFYEEPNYKGRQYYLRPGEYRRYTDWGATSPRIGSFRRLHHSY; translated from the exons atgcCGCTGATCATTAAGGTCTTGGTCTTCAGTGAGAAAAGACACTGTCAGtatctggctctctgctctgccccttcagcgctCAATGGAGTTCTGGACTGTGGAGgggccagctgccagtccaggcaccaGGGTGGATACCGACAGTTAAGTCAGGATCTCTCAaga atCATCTTCTACGAGGACAGGAACTTCCAGGGTCGCTCCTACGAGTGTAGCTCTGAATGCTCTGACCTGTCCTCATACTTCAGTCGCTGCAACTCCATTCGTGTGGAAAATGGGAACTGGATCCTTTATGAGCTCCCCAACTACAGAGGACACCAGTACTTCCTCCATAGAGGAGAGTATCCTGACTTCCAGCAATGGATGGGCTACAATGACTCCATTAGATCTGGTCTTCTGAGTCCCCAG CACCAAGGTTCCTTTAGAATCAGGATCTATGAGAGAGAAGACTTCAGAGGTCAGATGATGGAGTTTACTGAGGATTGTCCTCATGTCTATGAGAGATTCCGCTACCATGATATCCACTCCGTCCAAGTCCAAGATGGCTACTGGATGTTCTATGAGGAGCCCAACTACAAGGGACGTCAGTATTACCTGAGACCTGGAGAGTACAGGAGATACACCGACTGGGGAGCCACAAGCCCCAGAATTGGGTCCTTCAGACGTCTGCACCACTCCTATTAA